One genomic window of Acidobacteriota bacterium includes the following:
- a CDS encoding Ig-like domain-containing protein produces the protein MSLIGVGSRTAAAGIVVVTGMILAAPASAQQPIYRHTVLLSDTPAFNPGAQDLRVEGASAKREMGSALAFGDFNGDGFQDIAVGERKNNRVYIYFGRNVLDPAASNPGDPNAAYIVRPTAGATNDVPDVTITCGGCQLDPNNNSDFGFSLAGAEVTGDSRDDLIIGAPFDDAGGGSGADRGRVFVVKGRASFPSALDADADPQTSRITASGPNNKKYFLGFAVAAGDFDGDGVGDVAISSRGANFPLYAGNVGKARAGAVHVLTGFSSAEDISTDAAVRHIVGDGANDFFGESLAMCRFDGSGRSGLLIGAIGVDNAAQTNAGGMFVYKPATLQAIAGGKASAIRGANADSTVLGADKDDSLGFSVACGDINGDGFADPIVSAFFASGPGNNRPGVGEVFAFYGSAVIPDPNGLKAQINLRTDPPQLRIIGSTQGDQFGFSLASGNVNCDTDPNSGNPIDDIIVGARRYDSGDPSTPAKTNVGVTYAIRGSATRPKSFVMDLRPGTVTAGSLLNKPGNYPTVRSEVLDPNVSVPCDPNNPDDPDPNRTCAVVSILLGDVQHQQSGYTTAAGDFNGDGCAEIAVGAIGDTARLATYSGRVYLASLRDNDADLVSDLSDQDNDNDCIADTGEDVNGNGVVDPNETDRFVSDTDGDGLQDGTETGVSSVTLRGEKIFAGADCSLIDPAKPQCCLDHDAGVTKTKPLVADTDGDTIPDGAEDSDHNGAILGDTNLNGALDPGEVIGERDPNKKDTDGDGLDDNQETLGGCPSPLDADSDDDGLPDGCIPTANGASDCNDMRAGEDRNKNGAKDANETGACTADTDGDGLQDGLELGVGGPGVPGPNGQFDTASNQDGTDPCRHLRDQDPLSVTNPLLADTDNDCVPDGCIAGFNGGGGCPALLPATCPATVDPNFVFAGAAKQGEDLNLNGRVDGVILKGVAASTASPAAGTETDPVDHDSDSDGLDDGLEWGVTSGTCVQKDLDPATTTDPRDADSDNGTVADGLEDINANGRFDFNPATFVCGATQALDVNNETNPNSRLDDRGSDFARTPAPGFADPNNVSVTAYLQNRALVVLLDDTDENKDSLVAESIVLNATNLVDPNNALLRQGISCLVDDPNTAGNVDVENITLTETGPNTHLFRGTIPMAVGTPTPQNGTLDCNEDDRVRLAYRDDDDLCDQRQVLADVTLTQIRSVSPATAAPPITTPVTSVSAVFKEDLTCASVTAADFTVTGTVGPAAGAITCAADPNFPAFGGRLATLTFGAPLADDLYTFALDCDTPAPFIADLSGFQADCERPCAVPPLGNPAYCTSLISGNGTAGGAFASSFVVDNDSSPSVTVVSPANAQISTAPVTVVTATFSEAMDPNTIGTGSFGVATTMGTVTCATVGYVPSTKQAACTLAGQAAPPDDRYTVTLLGTGGSPMRDFAANALDGDNNGTAGADFVSTFVLDTDSSPSVVSVDPNNLQIITSSRPNLASVSATFSESMNPATITSSSFTVSGTMAALTPSSVVYTAAAKRATFTSNAGTFADDRYTVTLQGNGGSPIRDFAANALDGDNDGTAGADFTSTFVVDYDQVPAITMTLSPPGAVTVNPLVNITFKFDQSMEAATVTNPANWSVAGTMMTVAATSITYDPVNKTVTFDPSVSLPDDLYTVTLTGMTDQAGNLLDGDNNGVAGGAFVLTFAVDADSSPNVASADPASGQVVDPNRPGLDHASATFAEAMDASTISAASVTLAGTMGALTPSSVTYAPVGKTVTFTSNAGVLADDRYTLTLVGTGGGPIRDLAGNALDGDNSGTAGGDFTATFVIDYDQVPSIVALLSPAAPITVDPNVVIVVAFDQSMEASTVTDPNHWTVIGTAGVPIAGAIGYNPILKIATFQPLAPLPDDRYGVSISGMTDQAGNLLDGDGNGIPGGAFVFSFTVDFDSSPSVTATSPANGQALTAVRSTFTVTFSEEMDPASLTPASLQVRDAFDPSLVLNTLGLSVTYDPLNRMATITTDFPLGNGSYEIFADGTTGTPVRDLAGNALDGDNDAAAGGDFTSGFTIGVTGVFLRAVESAPDLHEVVVDPNSLGNQVRVRVSERPDTASVDPNTFLLTNSAGDVACDPNSFAFADQGSGSSKCQNCNLLCAITPTTYPDDRYTVTLKSDPNVPALRIKAKTSGGTNFLDGECSGGVCDVAASDFPTGNGTAGGDFVYTFFVDADAVPSVTNLSPTSGSTIGDPNANVVVTFDQRMDPNTLNATTFTVVPTTGGGGPVAGGYSFDPNTRAGTFDPGSPLGDGTYTLTLIGDPNAGNPSVRDFSAPVGNALDGDNDSTAGGNFVATFTVEAVAPTVLSTTPGGSTVVLAPPAGVQVLFSEPMDGSTITTGSFVVTSTMGSVSCSAVSYDAPSRTATCTLTGFGSPADDILTMTLAGNGGSPIRDLAGNALDGDGNGTAGGDFTAAFTIDTDMTPTVTAINPADSSTILITPTTVTATFSEPMAGASLTTSTFFVGTTTGGVSCASVTYNALLKTATCTLAGVAAPPDDLYTVTLLGTGLPHITDLAGNPLDGDNNGIAGGNFVSSFVVDTDSTPSVTATDPNDLETVNAPRTTVTVDFSEAMDSASLTPSTIVVSSNTTGLLLAPDAVAYVPALHRGVFTRAAGIPDDTYTLTVVGSGGTKVLDLAGNTLGAGNFTATFTIEAADPNVTATDPNNAQVKTSAPGTVIVTFSEPMDSNTIDTSSVLVATTAGGVSCTSVTYDPNTERATCTLSALATPPDDRYTVTVKGTGGSAAKDLAGNALGGGTDFTSFYVVDTDTTPTVTLSDPNNGQMFVSGPTTVTVDFSEAMDGSTIDATTFLVSGTGGSVTPTMVAYAAATKRATFTVAAPLSDDVYTITVRGAGSPAAKDFAGNSLGGGIDFTSTFTVNAGAPTVTAIDPNDLQIKTTFSSTQHVIATFSEAMDANTISTSTFLVTASQGGVSCSGVAYDPNTHKANCTLAITPVPRDDRYTVTLKGTGGSKIKDATGVVLDGDGIGGAGGDFVSTFVVDTDTTPTVTAINPANNSTIVSTPTTVTATFSEAIDLATVDATDFLVTSTVGTVSCGSFSVSASTRQATCTLTGVAANPDDRYTVMLLGSAGTGIKDFAGNVIADFTSHFVVNTDSTATITASDPNQSQTVTAAPTAVTVTFSEAMDPSTISISSILLAGSAGSITADSVTYDAATTTASFNFAAGLPDDSYTLTVHGSAAPQVKDFAGNNLDGDNNGSTGGDFSLAFVVDTDASPTITTVNPSDTQVKTVFSGAQTVTATFSEAMNAATITTSTFLVGATGGGVSCSPVTYNAATRVATCTLSGLPANRDDLYSVTLVGTGGSPITDRAGNALDGDGNGTAGGDFTSTFIVDTDTTPTVTATNPAGGSTFTGTFTTVTATFSEAMDGSTITTSSMTVTSTQGAASCSAVSYSAVNRRATCTLTGLTTPDDDVYTVDLSTAITDKNGNPLTAFSDSFVVDHDQVPAVVSTTPANGSSTAGVSQIDVLFDQAMDGTTITGTTFTVADTNGVAVAGTVSYDPTTRIATFTPTTSPFPAAGSPYSMHLEGTTGARVRDQAGHVLDGNGNGTAGGDFDATFTSTAAQRRPPAGPFDDGILAKPKSHPGKKAGRKGGP, from the coding sequence ATGAGCCTCATCGGTGTTGGGTCGAGAACCGCGGCGGCGGGGATCGTGGTGGTCACGGGCATGATCCTCGCGGCTCCGGCGTCCGCGCAGCAGCCGATCTACCGCCACACGGTCCTCCTTTCCGATACCCCGGCGTTCAACCCCGGGGCGCAGGATCTGCGCGTCGAAGGGGCGTCCGCGAAGCGGGAGATGGGATCCGCCCTCGCGTTCGGCGATTTCAACGGCGACGGCTTCCAGGACATCGCGGTGGGCGAGCGGAAAAACAACAGGGTCTACATCTACTTCGGACGGAACGTCCTCGATCCCGCCGCCTCGAACCCCGGCGACCCGAACGCCGCGTACATCGTGCGGCCGACCGCCGGCGCGACCAACGACGTCCCCGACGTCACGATCACGTGCGGCGGCTGCCAGCTCGATCCCAACAACAACTCCGACTTCGGCTTCTCCCTCGCGGGGGCCGAGGTCACCGGCGACAGCCGCGACGATCTGATCATCGGGGCGCCGTTCGACGACGCCGGCGGCGGCTCGGGGGCCGACAGAGGACGCGTCTTCGTGGTCAAGGGGCGCGCGAGCTTCCCCTCGGCTCTCGACGCCGACGCCGATCCGCAGACGAGCCGCATCACCGCGTCGGGCCCCAACAACAAGAAGTACTTCCTGGGGTTCGCGGTCGCGGCCGGGGACTTCGACGGGGACGGCGTGGGCGACGTCGCGATCTCGTCGCGCGGCGCCAACTTCCCCCTGTACGCCGGAAACGTCGGCAAGGCCCGGGCCGGCGCGGTCCACGTCCTGACCGGATTCTCGTCGGCGGAGGACATCTCGACCGACGCGGCGGTCCGTCACATCGTCGGCGACGGCGCGAACGACTTCTTCGGCGAGAGCCTCGCCATGTGCCGGTTCGACGGCAGCGGCCGGAGCGGCCTGCTGATCGGCGCGATCGGCGTGGACAACGCCGCCCAGACGAACGCGGGCGGGATGTTCGTCTACAAGCCCGCGACGCTCCAGGCGATCGCCGGCGGGAAGGCGAGCGCCATCCGCGGCGCCAACGCCGACTCGACGGTGCTCGGCGCGGACAAGGACGATTCCCTCGGTTTCTCCGTCGCCTGCGGCGACATCAACGGCGACGGCTTCGCGGATCCGATCGTGAGCGCCTTCTTCGCCTCCGGGCCGGGGAACAACCGCCCCGGCGTCGGCGAGGTCTTCGCCTTCTACGGCTCCGCCGTGATCCCCGATCCGAACGGCCTCAAGGCGCAGATCAACCTCAGGACCGATCCCCCCCAGCTCCGGATCATCGGATCGACCCAGGGGGATCAGTTCGGCTTCTCGCTCGCCTCCGGGAACGTCAACTGCGACACCGATCCGAACAGCGGAAACCCGATCGACGACATCATCGTGGGCGCGCGCCGGTACGACTCGGGCGACCCGAGCACCCCCGCGAAGACGAACGTGGGCGTGACGTACGCGATCCGCGGGAGCGCGACGCGCCCGAAGAGCTTCGTGATGGACCTGCGTCCCGGCACGGTCACCGCCGGCAGCCTTCTGAACAAGCCGGGGAACTACCCCACTGTCCGGAGCGAGGTCCTCGATCCGAACGTGTCGGTCCCGTGCGATCCGAACAACCCGGACGATCCCGATCCCAATCGGACGTGCGCCGTCGTCTCGATCCTGCTTGGCGACGTGCAGCACCAGCAGAGCGGCTACACGACCGCCGCGGGCGACTTCAACGGCGACGGGTGCGCCGAGATCGCGGTGGGGGCGATCGGCGACACCGCGCGCCTCGCGACCTACAGCGGCCGCGTCTACCTCGCGAGCCTGAGGGACAACGACGCCGACCTGGTCAGCGATCTGAGCGACCAGGACAACGACAACGACTGCATCGCCGACACGGGCGAGGACGTCAACGGCAACGGCGTCGTCGATCCGAACGAGACGGACCGGTTCGTGTCCGACACCGACGGCGACGGCCTCCAGGACGGGACCGAGACGGGCGTGTCGTCGGTGACGCTTCGCGGCGAGAAGATCTTCGCAGGCGCGGACTGCTCCCTCATCGATCCGGCGAAGCCGCAGTGCTGCCTCGATCACGACGCGGGGGTCACGAAGACGAAGCCGCTGGTCGCCGACACCGACGGCGACACGATCCCGGACGGAGCCGAGGACTCGGATCACAACGGAGCGATCCTGGGCGACACGAACTTGAACGGCGCGCTCGACCCGGGCGAAGTCATCGGCGAGCGCGATCCCAACAAGAAGGACACCGACGGCGACGGGCTCGACGACAACCAGGAGACGCTCGGCGGGTGTCCCAGTCCCCTCGACGCCGACTCCGACGACGACGGCCTCCCCGACGGGTGCATCCCGACGGCGAACGGCGCGAGCGATTGCAACGACATGCGCGCGGGGGAGGACCGGAACAAGAACGGGGCGAAGGACGCGAACGAGACCGGCGCCTGCACCGCCGACACCGACGGGGACGGCCTGCAGGACGGCCTCGAGCTGGGAGTGGGCGGCCCCGGCGTGCCGGGGCCGAACGGCCAGTTCGACACCGCGAGCAATCAGGACGGGACCGATCCCTGCCGGCATCTGCGGGACCAGGACCCCCTCTCCGTCACCAACCCCCTCCTCGCGGACACCGACAACGACTGCGTTCCGGACGGTTGCATCGCGGGATTCAACGGGGGCGGCGGCTGCCCGGCGCTCCTTCCCGCGACGTGTCCGGCCACGGTGGATCCGAACTTCGTCTTCGCCGGCGCCGCGAAGCAGGGGGAGGATCTCAACCTCAACGGCCGCGTGGACGGCGTCATCCTGAAGGGGGTGGCCGCCTCGACCGCCTCTCCGGCGGCGGGAACCGAGACCGATCCGGTGGACCACGACAGCGACAGCGACGGCCTCGACGACGGCCTGGAGTGGGGGGTGACGAGCGGCACGTGCGTCCAGAAGGACCTGGACCCCGCGACGACCACCGACCCGCGCGACGCGGACTCCGACAACGGAACGGTTGCCGACGGCCTCGAGGACATCAACGCCAACGGCCGCTTCGACTTCAACCCGGCGACGTTCGTCTGCGGGGCGACGCAGGCGCTCGACGTGAACAACGAGACCAACCCGAACTCGCGCCTCGACGATCGCGGGAGTGACTTCGCCCGGACGCCGGCGCCCGGCTTCGCCGATCCGAACAACGTCTCGGTGACGGCGTACCTCCAGAACCGCGCGCTCGTCGTCCTTCTCGACGACACGGACGAGAACAAGGACTCGCTCGTCGCCGAGTCGATCGTCCTCAACGCGACGAACCTCGTGGATCCGAACAACGCGCTCCTCCGCCAGGGGATCTCCTGCCTCGTCGACGATCCGAACACCGCGGGAAACGTCGACGTCGAGAACATCACCCTGACCGAGACCGGCCCGAACACGCACCTCTTCCGCGGGACGATCCCCATGGCGGTCGGCACCCCGACCCCACAGAATGGCACGCTCGACTGCAACGAGGACGACCGCGTTCGCCTCGCGTACCGCGACGACGACGATCTGTGCGATCAGCGGCAGGTTCTCGCCGACGTGACGCTGACGCAGATCCGCTCGGTCAGCCCGGCGACGGCGGCCCCGCCGATCACCACGCCCGTGACCAGCGTGTCGGCCGTCTTCAAGGAGGACCTGACCTGCGCCAGCGTGACCGCCGCCGATTTCACGGTGACGGGGACGGTGGGGCCCGCGGCGGGGGCGATCACCTGCGCCGCGGATCCGAACTTCCCGGCGTTCGGCGGCCGCCTCGCGACCCTGACGTTCGGCGCCCCGCTCGCCGACGACCTGTACACGTTCGCTCTCGACTGCGATACCCCCGCCCCCTTCATCGCCGATCTCTCGGGCTTCCAGGCGGACTGCGAGCGCCCGTGCGCGGTGCCGCCGCTCGGCAACCCCGCCTACTGCACGTCGCTCATTTCTGGGAACGGGACGGCGGGGGGCGCCTTCGCCTCGAGCTTCGTCGTCGACAACGACAGTTCCCCCTCGGTGACCGTCGTGAGCCCGGCCAACGCGCAGATCTCGACGGCTCCCGTCACCGTCGTGACCGCGACCTTCAGCGAGGCGATGGACCCGAACACGATCGGGACCGGATCGTTCGGCGTCGCGACCACGATGGGAACCGTCACGTGCGCGACGGTGGGCTACGTTCCGTCCACGAAGCAGGCGGCCTGCACCCTCGCGGGGCAGGCGGCGCCCCCCGACGACCGGTACACCGTGACGCTCCTCGGGACCGGCGGATCCCCGATGCGTGACTTCGCCGCGAACGCCCTCGACGGAGACAACAACGGGACCGCGGGAGCCGACTTCGTCTCGACCTTCGTCCTGGACACCGACAGCTCGCCGTCGGTCGTCTCGGTCGATCCGAACAACCTCCAGATCATCACCTCGTCGCGGCCGAACCTCGCGAGCGTCTCGGCCACCTTCAGCGAGTCGATGAACCCGGCGACGATCACGTCGTCGAGCTTCACCGTGAGCGGGACGATGGCCGCGCTGACGCCGTCGTCGGTCGTCTACACCGCCGCCGCCAAGCGGGCGACCTTCACCAGCAACGCGGGCACCTTCGCCGACGATCGCTACACGGTCACGCTGCAGGGGAACGGCGGCTCTCCGATCCGGGACTTCGCCGCGAACGCCCTCGACGGGGACAACGACGGGACGGCCGGAGCCGACTTCACGTCGACCTTCGTCGTCGACTACGACCAGGTTCCGGCGATCACGATGACGCTCTCACCGCCGGGGGCCGTGACGGTCAACCCGCTCGTCAACATCACGTTCAAGTTCGACCAGTCGATGGAGGCCGCGACGGTGACGAACCCGGCCAACTGGTCGGTCGCCGGAACGATGATGACGGTCGCCGCGACGTCGATCACCTACGACCCGGTGAACAAGACGGTCACGTTCGATCCCAGCGTCTCGCTCCCGGACGACCTCTACACCGTGACGCTCACCGGGATGACCGATCAGGCGGGGAACCTCCTCGACGGCGACAACAACGGCGTCGCCGGCGGGGCCTTCGTCCTCACCTTCGCCGTGGACGCCGACAGCTCGCCGAACGTGGCCAGCGCCGATCCGGCGAGCGGCCAGGTGGTCGATCCCAACCGCCCGGGCCTCGACCACGCGTCGGCGACCTTCGCGGAGGCGATGGACGCCTCGACGATCTCCGCCGCGTCGGTGACGCTCGCGGGGACGATGGGGGCTCTCACGCCGTCCTCGGTCACGTACGCCCCCGTGGGGAAGACCGTCACGTTCACGTCGAACGCGGGCGTCCTCGCGGACGATCGGTACACCCTGACGCTGGTTGGCACGGGAGGAGGCCCCATCCGGGATCTCGCCGGGAACGCCCTCGACGGCGACAACAGCGGAACGGCGGGTGGGGACTTCACGGCGACCTTCGTCATCGACTACGACCAGGTGCCGTCGATCGTCGCTCTCCTGTCCCCGGCGGCGCCCATCACCGTCGACCCGAACGTCGTCATCGTCGTCGCCTTCGACCAGTCGATGGAGGCCTCGACGGTCACCGATCCGAACCACTGGACGGTCATCGGGACGGCGGGGGTGCCGATCGCGGGCGCGATCGGCTACAACCCGATCCTCAAGATCGCGACGTTCCAGCCCCTCGCCCCGCTCCCGGACGACCGCTACGGCGTCTCGATCAGCGGCATGACCGATCAGGCGGGGAACCTCCTCGACGGCGACGGGAACGGGATTCCCGGAGGCGCGTTCGTCTTCTCGTTCACCGTCGACTTCGACAGCTCCCCGTCGGTGACGGCGACCAGCCCGGCGAACGGCCAGGCGCTGACGGCGGTCCGATCGACCTTCACCGTCACCTTCTCCGAGGAGATGGACCCGGCGTCGCTGACGCCCGCGTCGCTCCAGGTGCGCGACGCCTTCGACCCGTCCCTCGTCCTCAACACGCTCGGGCTTTCCGTCACCTACGACCCGCTCAACCGCATGGCCACGATCACGACCGACTTCCCCCTCGGGAACGGCTCCTACGAGATCTTCGCCGACGGCACGACGGGGACTCCCGTGAGGGATCTCGCCGGAAACGCCCTCGACGGCGACAACGACGCGGCCGCGGGAGGGGACTTCACCTCAGGCTTCACGATTGGCGTGACGGGGGTCTTCCTCCGCGCCGTGGAGTCGGCGCCGGACCTGCACGAGGTGGTCGTCGATCCCAACTCGCTGGGCAACCAGGTGAGGGTGAGGGTGTCGGAGCGCCCGGACACGGCGTCGGTCGATCCGAACACCTTCCTCCTGACGAACTCGGCCGGCGACGTGGCCTGCGATCCCAACAGCTTCGCCTTCGCCGATCAGGGATCGGGCTCGAGCAAGTGCCAGAACTGCAACCTCCTCTGCGCGATCACGCCGACGACGTATCCCGACGACCGGTACACCGTCACGCTGAAGAGCGATCCGAACGTCCCGGCGCTGCGCATCAAGGCGAAGACCAGCGGCGGGACCAACTTCCTCGACGGCGAGTGCTCGGGGGGCGTCTGCGACGTGGCGGCCTCGGACTTCCCGACGGGGAACGGCACGGCGGGAGGGGATTTCGTCTACACCTTCTTCGTGGACGCGGATGCGGTGCCGAGCGTCACGAACCTGTCGCCCACGAGCGGATCGACGATTGGCGATCCGAACGCCAACGTCGTCGTGACGTTCGACCAGCGGATGGATCCGAACACCTTGAACGCGACGACCTTCACCGTCGTCCCGACGACGGGGGGCGGCGGTCCTGTGGCCGGCGGGTACTCGTTCGACCCGAACACCCGCGCGGGGACCTTCGACCCCGGCAGCCCCCTCGGCGACGGGACGTACACCCTCACGCTGATCGGCGACCCGAACGCCGGGAACCCGAGCGTCCGCGACTTCAGCGCCCCGGTCGGCAACGCGCTCGACGGGGACAATGATTCGACCGCGGGCGGCAACTTCGTCGCGACCTTCACGGTCGAGGCCGTCGCCCCGACGGTCCTCTCGACGACGCCGGGGGGCTCGACGGTCGTCCTCGCCCCGCCCGCGGGCGTCCAGGTGCTCTTCAGCGAGCCGATGGACGGCTCGACGATCACCACCGGGAGCTTCGTCGTGACGAGCACGATGGGGAGCGTGAGCTGCTCCGCCGTGTCGTACGACGCGCCGAGCCGCACCGCGACGTGCACGCTGACCGGGTTCGGCTCGCCGGCCGACGACATCCTGACGATGACCCTCGCCGGAAACGGCGGCTCGCCGATCAGGGACCTGGCCGGGAACGCCCTCGACGGCGACGGCAACGGGACGGCCGGCGGCGACTTCACCGCGGCCTTCACGATCGACACCGACATGACGCCGACGGTCACGGCCATCAACCCCGCAGACAGCTCGACGATTCTGATCACCCCGACGACCGTGACGGCCACCTTCAGCGAGCCGATGGCCGGCGCGAGCCTGACGACCTCCACGTTCTTCGTCGGCACGACGACGGGAGGGGTGAGCTGCGCGTCCGTGACGTACAACGCGCTCCTCAAGACCGCCACGTGCACCCTCGCCGGGGTGGCGGCGCCGCCGGACGATCTCTACACCGTGACGCTTCTCGGCACCGGGCTCCCGCACATCACCGATCTCGCGGGGAACCCGCTCGACGGGGACAACAACGGGATCGCCGGAGGCAACTTCGTGTCGAGCTTCGTCGTCGACACCGACAGCACGCCGAGCGTCACGGCGACCGATCCGAACGATCTCGAGACGGTGAACGCGCCCAGGACCACGGTGACGGTCGATTTCTCCGAGGCGATGGACAGCGCGTCGCTCACCCCCTCGACGATCGTCGTGTCGAGCAACACGACGGGGCTGCTTCTCGCCCCCGACGCGGTCGCCTACGTGCCGGCCCTCCATCGCGGCGTCTTCACCCGGGCGGCCGGAATCCCGGACGACACCTACACGCTGACCGTCGTCGGCTCGGGAGGGACGAAGGTCCTCGACCTCGCCGGGAACACGCTTGGCGCGGGGAACTTCACCGCGACGTTCACGATCGAGGCGGCGGACCCGAACGTCACCGCGACCGATCCCAACAACGCCCAGGTCAAGACCTCGGCCCCCGGGACGGTGATCGTCACGTTCAGCGAGCCGATGGACTCGAACACGATCGACACGTCGAGCGTTCTCGTCGCCACGACGGCGGGCGGCGTGAGTTGCACCTCGGTCACGTACGATCCGAACACGGAGAGGGCCACCTGCACGCTGTCGGCCCTCGCGACGCCGCCCGACGACCGGTACACGGTGACGGTGAAGGGGACGGGAGGCTCCGCCGCGAAGGACCTGGCGGGTAATGCGCTCGGCGGCGGGACGGACTTCACGAGCTTCTACGTCGTGGACACCGACACCACCCCCACCGTCACCCTCAGCGACCCGAACAACGGCCAGATGTTCGTCAGCGGGCCGACGACGGTCACGGTCGACTTCTCCGAGGCGATGGACGGGAGCACGATCGACGCGACCACGTTCCTCGTGAGCGGGACCGGCGGGAGCGTCACGCCGACGATGGTCGCCTACGCCGCGGCCACGAAGCGCGCGACGTTCACCGTGGCCGCTCCGCTCTCCGACGACGTCTACACGATCACCGTCAGGGGGGCGGGCTCTCCCGCCGCGAAGGACTTCGCCGGGAACTCCCTGGGCGGGGGCATCGACTTCACGTCCACGTTCACCGTCAACGCGGGGGCTCCCACGGTGACCGCGATCGATCCGAACGACCTCCAGATCAAGACGACGTTCAGCAGTACGCAGCACGTCATCGCCACCTTCAGCGAGGCGATGGACGCCAACACGATCTCGACGTCCACGTTTCTCGTGACGGCGAGCCAGGGCGGCGTGAGCTGCTCGGGAGTGGCGTACGATCCGAATACCCACAAGGCGAACTGCACGCTCGCGATCACGCCCGTTCCGCGGGACGACCGGTACACGGTCACGCTCAAGGGGACGGGCGGCTCGAAGATCAAGGACGCGACCGGCGTCGTCCTGGACGGCGACGGGATCGGCGGGGCCGGCGGCGACTTCGTCTCGACCTTCGTCGTGGACACGGACACCACGCCGACGGTCACGGCCATCAACCCGGCCAACAACTCGACGATCGTCTCGACTCCGACGACCGTCACGGCGACGTTCAGCGAGGCGATCGACCTCGCCACGGTGGATGCGACCGACTTCCTCGTCACCTCGACCGTCGGGACCGTCTCGTGCGGCTCGTTCAGCGTGAGCGCGTCGACACGGCAGGCGACGTGCACACTCACAGGTGTCGCCGCGAACCCCGACGATCGGTACACGGTGATGCTCCTCGGATCGGCCGGCACGGGGATCAAGGACTTCGCCGGCAACGTCATCGCCGACTTCACGTCGCACTTCGTCGTCAACACCGACTCGACCGCTACGATCACCGCGAGCGATCCGAACCAGAGCCAGACCGTGACCGCGGCGCCGACGGCGGTGACGGTCACCTTCTCGGAGGCGATGGATCCCAGCACGATCAGCATCTCCTCGATCCTCCTCGCGGGCTCGGCCGGCTCCATCACGGCCGACAGCGTCACGTACGACGCGGCGACGACGACCGCCAGCTTCAACTTCGCGGCGGGCCTCCCGGATGACTCGTACACCCTCACGGTGCACGGCTCGGCGGCGCCCCAGGTCAAGGACTTCGCGGGGAACAACCTCGACGGCGACAACAACGGATCGACGGGAGGCGACTTCTCCCTGGCGTTCGTCGTGGACACCGACGCCAGCCCGACGATCACCACCGTGAATCCGAGCGACACGCAGGTGAAGACCGTCTTCTCCGGGGCGCAGACCGTGACGGCCACCTTCAGCGAGGCAATGAACGCCGCCACAATCACCACATCCACGTTCCTGGTCGGCGCCACCGGCGGGGGCGTCTCGTGCAGCCCCGTCACGTACAACGCCGCCACGCGGGTCGCGACCTGCACGCTCTCGGGCCTTCCCGCCAACCGCGACGATCTCTACAGCGTGACGCTCGTCGGGACCGGCGGGTCGCCGATCACGGATCGCGCGGGCAATGCCCTCGACGGCGACGGCAACGGCACGGCGGGAGGGGACTTCACCAGCACCTTCATCGTGGACACCGACACCACGCCGACGGTGACCGCGACGAACCCCGCGGGCGGGAGCACCTTCACGGGCACCTTCACCACCGTCACGGCCACCTTCAGCGAGGCGATGGACGGCTCGACGATCACGACGTCCTCGATGACCGTCACGTCGACGCAGGGGGCGGCCTCCTGCTCGGCGGTGAGCTATTCGGCGGTCAACCGGCGCGCGACCTGCACGCTGACCGGGCTCACGACCCCGGATGACGACGTCTACACCGTGGACCTCTCGACGGCCATCACCGACAAGAACGGAAACCCCCTGACCGCCTTCAGCGACTCCTTCGTCGTGGATCACGATCAGGTTCCGGCCGTCGTCTCCACGACTCCCGCGAACGGCTCCTCGACGGCGGGGGTCAGCCAGATCGACGTTCTCTTCGACCAGGCGATGGATGGGACCACGATCACGGGGACGACGTTCACGGTCGCGGACACCAACGGCGTGGCGGTCGCCGGGACGGTCAGCTACGACCCGACGACGCGCATCGCGACCTTCACGCCGACGACGTCGCCGTTCCCGGCCGCCGGATCCCCGTACTCGATGCACCTCGAGGGGACAACGGGGGCTCGCGTGAGGGACCAGGCCGGGCACGTCCTCGACGGGAACGGCAACGGAACGGCGGGCGGCGACTTCGACGCGACCTTCACGTCGACCGCCGCGCAGAGGCGTCCCCCCGCGGGGCCGTTCGACGACGGCATTCTCGCGAAACCGAAGTCCCATCCGGGAAAGAAGGCAGGGAGAAAGGGCGGGCCGTGA